One region of Pseudomonas sp. ABC1 genomic DNA includes:
- the rbfA gene encoding 30S ribosome-binding factor RbfA, with the protein MAKEYSRTQRIGDQMQRELAQLIQREIKDPRLGLVTITAVEVSRDLSHAKVFITLMGQDEDEAAIKGNLRILNDANGFLRMQIGKVMKLRSVPQLHFHYDASIRNGAQMYSLIERALAEDRKHEGRNDDGKE; encoded by the coding sequence ATGGCCAAAGAATACAGTCGAACCCAGCGGATCGGCGACCAGATGCAGCGTGAACTGGCGCAACTGATCCAGCGGGAAATCAAGGACCCACGCCTGGGCCTTGTCACCATCACCGCTGTGGAGGTCAGCCGCGACCTGTCCCACGCCAAGGTGTTCATCACGCTCATGGGGCAGGATGAAGACGAGGCCGCGATCAAGGGCAACTTGCGCATCCTCAACGATGCCAATGGCTTCCTGCGTATGCAGATCGGCAAGGTGATGAAGCTGCGCAGCGTTCCACAGTTGCACTTCCACTACGATGCCAGCATTCGTAACGGTGCCCAGATGTACTCGTTGATCGAGCGGGCGCTGGCGGAAGACCGCAAGCATGAAGGCCGCAACGACGACGGTAAGGAGTGA
- the infB gene encoding translation initiation factor IF-2 produces MTQVTVKELAQVVDTPVERLLLQMREAGLSHTSAEQVVTDSEKQALLAHLKGGHGAKASEPGKITLQRKTTTKLKVAGSKTISVEVRKKKTFVNRAPEEIEAEKQRELEAQRALEDAARQKAEEEARLRAEEAARNKPQPAAATADVASVIETIAAAPAEPVVAVDDRKKEEPRRVEKARNDDDERRDRKQAQHRPALKTKAPLARTVRSGDDDADGFRRGRGGKSKSGKKRNQHGFQSPTGPVVREVSIGETITVGELSQQMSVKAAEVIKFMFKLGSPVTINQVLDRETAQLVAEELGHKVKLVSDNALEEQLAESLKFEGEALSRAPVVTVMGHVDHGKTSLLDYIRRAKVASGEAGGITQHIGAYHVETERGMVTFLDTPGHAAFTAMRARGAKATDIVILVVAADDGVMPQTQEAVQHAKAAGVPIVVAVNKIDKPDANPDNIKNGLAALDVIPEEWGGEAPFVHVSAKVGTGVDELLEAVLLQAEVLELKATPSAPGRGVVVESRLDKGRGPVATVLVQDGTLNQGDMVLVGVNYGRVRAMLDENGKPIKAAGPSIPVEILGLDGTPDAGDELIVVADEKKAREIALFRQGKFREVKLARAHAGKLENIFETMGQDEKKTLNIVLKSDVRGSLEALQGSLSDLGNDEVQVRVIGGGVGGITESDANLALASNAVLFGFNVRADAGARKIVEQEGLDLRYYNVIYDIIEDVKKALSGMLGSDVRENILGIAEVRDVFRSPKFGAVAGCMVLEGMVHRNRPIRVLRDDVVIFEGELESLRRFKDDVAEVRAGMECGIGVKSYNDVKVGDKIEVFEKVEVARSL; encoded by the coding sequence ATGACGCAAGTCACGGTGAAAGAACTGGCCCAGGTGGTCGACACACCGGTCGAGCGACTGCTGCTGCAGATGCGTGAGGCAGGACTGTCGCACACCAGCGCCGAGCAAGTAGTGACCGATAGTGAGAAACAAGCGCTGCTGGCCCACCTCAAGGGTGGACATGGCGCCAAGGCGAGCGAGCCTGGCAAGATCACCTTGCAGCGCAAGACCACCACCAAACTGAAGGTCGCTGGTAGCAAGACCATCAGCGTGGAAGTGCGCAAGAAGAAAACCTTCGTCAATCGTGCTCCGGAAGAAATCGAAGCCGAGAAGCAGCGCGAGCTGGAAGCCCAGCGCGCACTCGAAGATGCTGCGCGGCAGAAAGCTGAAGAAGAAGCCCGCCTGCGCGCCGAGGAAGCCGCACGTAACAAGCCGCAGCCGGCCGCTGCAACCGCTGACGTCGCATCGGTCATCGAAACGATTGCCGCCGCACCGGCAGAGCCCGTCGTGGCTGTCGACGACCGTAAGAAGGAAGAGCCGCGCCGCGTCGAGAAAGCGCGCAACGACGATGATGAGCGCCGTGATCGCAAGCAGGCGCAACATCGTCCTGCGCTCAAGACCAAGGCTCCGCTGGCCCGTACTGTCCGCTCGGGCGACGACGATGCCGATGGTTTCCGTCGTGGCCGTGGTGGCAAGTCCAAGTCTGGCAAGAAGCGTAACCAGCATGGCTTCCAGAGCCCGACCGGGCCGGTGGTGCGTGAGGTTTCCATTGGCGAGACCATCACCGTCGGCGAGCTGTCGCAGCAGATGTCGGTCAAGGCTGCTGAAGTCATCAAGTTCATGTTCAAGCTCGGTTCGCCGGTAACGATCAACCAGGTGCTGGATCGCGAGACCGCACAGTTGGTTGCCGAAGAGCTGGGGCACAAGGTCAAGCTGGTCAGCGACAACGCGCTGGAAGAGCAACTGGCCGAGTCCCTGAAGTTCGAAGGCGAGGCGCTTTCCCGTGCTCCGGTCGTGACCGTCATGGGCCACGTCGACCACGGCAAGACCTCCCTGCTCGACTACATTCGCCGTGCCAAGGTGGCTTCCGGCGAAGCGGGCGGGATCACGCAGCATATCGGTGCCTACCACGTAGAGACCGAGCGCGGCATGGTCACCTTCCTCGACACCCCCGGTCACGCCGCGTTCACCGCGATGCGTGCCCGTGGTGCCAAGGCGACCGACATCGTCATCCTGGTCGTTGCAGCTGACGACGGTGTGATGCCGCAGACCCAGGAAGCCGTGCAGCATGCGAAAGCAGCTGGCGTGCCGATCGTGGTCGCGGTGAACAAGATCGACAAGCCGGACGCCAATCCGGACAACATCAAGAACGGCCTGGCCGCGCTGGATGTGATTCCGGAAGAGTGGGGCGGTGAAGCGCCGTTCGTCCACGTATCGGCCAAGGTCGGTACGGGCGTCGACGAACTGCTCGAAGCCGTACTGCTGCAGGCCGAGGTTCTTGAGCTGAAGGCAACGCCTTCCGCCCCGGGCCGTGGTGTCGTGGTCGAGTCGCGTCTGGACAAGGGCCGTGGTCCGGTGGCCACCGTGCTGGTACAGGACGGTACGCTGAACCAGGGCGACATGGTGCTGGTAGGCGTCAACTATGGCCGCGTGCGCGCCATGCTCGACGAGAACGGCAAGCCGATCAAGGCGGCTGGCCCTTCCATTCCGGTGGAGATCCTGGGTCTCGACGGTACGCCGGACGCCGGTGATGAGCTGATCGTCGTCGCTGACGAGAAGAAAGCGCGTGAGATCGCACTGTTCCGCCAGGGCAAGTTCCGCGAGGTCAAGCTGGCCCGCGCGCATGCCGGCAAGCTCGAGAATATTTTCGAGACCATGGGCCAGGACGAGAAGAAGACCCTCAACATCGTGCTCAAGTCCGATGTGCGCGGTTCCCTCGAAGCGCTGCAAGGCTCGCTCAGCGACCTGGGCAACGACGAGGTCCAGGTGCGGGTCATTGGTGGTGGCGTCGGTGGTATCACCGAAAGCGACGCCAACCTGGCGCTGGCTTCCAATGCCGTGCTGTTCGGCTTCAACGTGCGTGCCGATGCCGGTGCGCGCAAGATCGTCGAGCAGGAAGGCCTGGACCTGCGCTACTACAATGTGATCTACGACATCATCGAAGACGTCAAGAAGGCCCTGTCGGGCATGCTTGGCAGCGATGTTCGCGAGAACATTCTCGGTATCGCCGAAGTCCGCGATGTGTTCCGCTCGCCGAAGTTTGGTGCGGTCGCTGGTTGCATGGTGCTCGAGGGCATGGTGCACCGCAATCGTCCGATCCGTGTACTGCGCGACGACGTGGTCATCTTCGAAGGCGAACTCGAGTCGCTGCGTCGCTTCAAGGACGATGTCGCTGAAGTGCGTGCCGGCATGGAGTGCGGTATCGGCGTGAAGAGCTACAACGACGTCAAGGTCGGCGACAAGATCGAGGTCTTCGAGAAAGTCGAAGTGGCGCGTTCGCTCTAA
- the nusA gene encoding transcription termination factor NusA yields MSKEVLLVVESVSNEKGVPAGVIFEALELALATATKKRYDDEVELRVEINRQTGNYDSFRRWTVVEDEALENPSAELTLEQARERKADAAIGDAIEEKIESIEFGRIAAQTAKQVIVQKVREAERAQVVEAYRDRLGEIISGTVKKVTRDSVIVDLGNNAEAVLAREDIIARETFRVGARMRALLKEIRTENRGPQLVLSRTAPEMLIELFRIEVPEIAEGLIEVKGASRDPGSRAKIAVRSKDKRIDPQGACIGMRGSRVQAVSGEIGGERVDIVLWDENPAQFVINAMAPAEVAAIIVDEDANAMDIAVAEDNLAQAIGRGGQNVRLASQLTGWTLNVMTEADIQAKQQEETGDILRSFIEELDVDEELAQVLVEEGFTSLEEIAYVPLEEMLGIDGFDEDIVNELRTRAKDRLLTKAIATEEKLADAQPAEDLLALEGIDKELAVELAVRGVITREDLAEQSIDDLLDIDGIDEERAGKLIMAARAHWFE; encoded by the coding sequence ATGAGCAAAGAAGTACTGCTGGTTGTGGAGTCGGTGTCCAATGAAAAGGGCGTGCCGGCCGGTGTTATTTTCGAAGCACTGGAGCTGGCTCTGGCGACTGCTACAAAGAAGCGTTATGACGACGAAGTCGAGTTGCGGGTGGAGATCAACCGCCAGACCGGCAACTACGACAGTTTCCGTCGCTGGACGGTGGTCGAGGACGAGGCGCTGGAGAATCCTTCCGCCGAACTGACCCTCGAGCAAGCGCGTGAGCGCAAGGCCGATGCTGCCATCGGCGATGCCATCGAAGAGAAGATCGAGTCGATCGAATTCGGACGCATTGCCGCCCAGACCGCCAAGCAGGTCATCGTGCAGAAAGTGCGCGAAGCCGAGCGGGCCCAGGTGGTCGAAGCCTATCGTGATCGACTGGGCGAGATCATCTCCGGCACAGTCAAGAAGGTGACACGCGACAGCGTGATCGTCGACCTGGGCAATAACGCCGAGGCCGTTCTCGCCCGTGAAGACATCATTGCCCGCGAGACTTTCCGCGTTGGCGCACGTATGCGTGCACTGTTGAAGGAGATCCGCACCGAGAACCGCGGCCCTCAACTCGTGCTTTCGCGCACGGCCCCCGAGATGCTGATCGAGCTGTTCCGCATCGAGGTGCCGGAGATCGCCGAAGGGCTGATCGAGGTCAAGGGCGCTTCCCGTGATCCCGGTTCGCGCGCCAAGATTGCCGTCCGTTCCAAGGACAAACGCATCGATCCGCAGGGCGCCTGCATCGGCATGCGCGGTTCGCGCGTGCAGGCCGTCTCGGGTGAGATCGGCGGCGAGCGTGTCGACATCGTGCTGTGGGACGAGAACCCGGCCCAGTTCGTCATCAATGCCATGGCGCCTGCCGAAGTTGCAGCGATCATCGTCGACGAGGATGCCAATGCGATGGATATCGCGGTGGCAGAAGACAACCTGGCCCAGGCCATCGGTCGTGGTGGCCAGAACGTGCGGTTGGCCAGCCAACTAACCGGCTGGACGCTCAATGTAATGACCGAGGCCGATATCCAGGCCAAGCAGCAGGAAGAAACCGGTGACATCCTCCGCAGCTTCATCGAAGAGCTGGATGTCGACGAAGAACTGGCCCAGGTGCTGGTCGAAGAGGGTTTCACCTCGCTGGAAGAAATCGCCTATGTGCCCCTGGAGGAAATGCTCGGCATCGATGGTTTCGATGAGGATATCGTCAACGAACTGCGTACGCGGGCCAAGGATCGTTTGCTGACCAAGGCTATCGCGACCGAAGAGAAGCTGGCCGATGCCCAGCCAGCCGAAGATTTGCTCGCGCTGGAAGGTATCGACAAGGAACTGGCCGTCGAACTGGCAGTGCGGGGGGTCATCACTCGTGAGGACCTGGCCGAGCAGTCGATCGACGATTTGCTCGATATAGACGGCATCGACGAAGAACGTGCCGGCAAGCTGATCATGGCCGCCCGAGCCCACTGGTTCGAGTAA
- the pnp gene encoding polyribonucleotide nucleotidyltransferase, with protein sequence MNPVIKKFQFGQSTVTLETGRVARQASGAVLVSIDNDVTVLVTVVAAKSADPSKGFFPLSVHYQEKTYAAGKIPGGFFKREARPSEKETLTSRLIDRPIRPLFPEGFQNEVQVICTVVSTSKKTDPDVAAMIGTSAALAVSGIPFDGPLGAARVAFHPESGYLLNPNYEQLKASSLDMVVAGTQDAVLMVESEAKELTEDQMLGAVLFAHQEFQVVIQAVKEFAAEAGKPAWNWQAPQANTVLLDAIRSQFGEAISQAYTITIKQDRYNRLGELRDQVVAALGGEGEGQFAADAVKAAFGEIEYRTVRENIVNGKPRIDGRDTRTVRPLAIEVGVLDRTHGSALFTRGETQALVVATLGTARDAQLLDTLEGEKKDPFLLHYNFPPYSVGECGRMGATGRREIGHGRLARRGVAAMLPSADQFPYTIRVVSEITESNGSSSMASVCGASLALMDAGVPLKAPVAGIAMGLVKEGEKFAVLTDILGDEDHLGDMDFKVAGTAKGVTALQMDIKIQGITEEIMEIALNQALEARLNILGQMNQVIAESRSELSANAPTMISMKIDQDKIRDVIGKGGATIRSICEETKASIDIEDDGSIKIFGETKEAAEAARQRVLSITAEAEVGKIYVGKVERIVDFGAFVNILPGKDGLVHISMLSDQRVEKVTDILKEGQEVEVLVLDVDNRGRIKLSIKDVAAAKASGA encoded by the coding sequence GTGAATCCGGTAATCAAGAAATTCCAGTTCGGTCAGTCGACCGTTACCCTCGAAACGGGCCGTGTCGCTCGCCAGGCCTCCGGTGCCGTCCTCGTCAGCATCGACAATGACGTCACTGTCCTGGTCACCGTCGTAGCTGCCAAGAGCGCTGACCCGAGCAAGGGTTTTTTCCCGCTGTCGGTCCACTACCAGGAAAAGACCTACGCCGCTGGCAAGATCCCTGGTGGTTTCTTCAAGCGTGAGGCGCGTCCCTCCGAGAAAGAAACCCTGACGTCGCGTCTGATCGATCGTCCGATCCGTCCGCTGTTCCCGGAAGGCTTCCAGAACGAAGTGCAGGTCATCTGCACCGTGGTCTCCACCAGCAAGAAGACCGACCCCGACGTCGCTGCGATGATCGGTACGTCCGCTGCCCTGGCCGTCTCCGGCATTCCGTTCGATGGCCCGCTGGGCGCCGCCCGTGTAGCCTTCCATCCGGAAAGCGGCTACCTGCTGAACCCTAACTACGAGCAGCTCAAGGCTTCCAGCCTGGACATGGTCGTGGCCGGTACTCAGGACGCCGTGCTGATGGTCGAGTCGGAAGCCAAAGAGCTGACCGAAGACCAGATGCTGGGCGCCGTACTGTTCGCCCACCAGGAGTTCCAGGTCGTGATCCAGGCCGTCAAGGAGTTCGCCGCCGAGGCTGGCAAACCCGCCTGGAACTGGCAGGCACCGCAAGCCAACACCGTCCTGCTGGATGCCATTCGCAGCCAGTTCGGCGAAGCGATCAGCCAGGCCTATACCATCACCATCAAGCAGGATCGCTACAACCGTCTGGGCGAACTGCGCGACCAGGTGGTCGCGGCACTGGGGGGCGAAGGTGAAGGCCAGTTCGCTGCCGATGCGGTCAAGGCTGCCTTTGGCGAGATCGAATACCGCACCGTTCGCGAGAACATCGTCAACGGCAAGCCGCGTATCGACGGCCGTGACACCCGTACCGTGCGCCCGCTGGCCATCGAAGTCGGCGTGCTGGACCGTACCCACGGTTCCGCGCTGTTCACCCGTGGCGAAACCCAGGCTCTGGTCGTTGCCACCCTCGGTACCGCCCGCGATGCGCAACTGCTCGACACCCTGGAAGGCGAGAAGAAAGATCCCTTCCTGCTGCACTACAACTTCCCGCCTTACTCGGTGGGCGAGTGTGGTCGCATGGGTGCCACCGGCCGTCGCGAAATCGGCCATGGTCGTCTGGCCCGTCGTGGCGTTGCTGCCATGCTGCCGAGCGCCGACCAGTTCCCCTATACCATTCGCGTGGTATCGGAAATCACCGAATCCAACGGTTCCAGCTCGATGGCCTCGGTCTGTGGCGCTTCCCTGGCGCTGATGGACGCAGGCGTACCGCTGAAGGCGCCGGTGGCCGGTATCGCCATGGGCCTGGTCAAGGAAGGCGAGAAGTTCGCCGTTCTGACCGACATCCTCGGTGACGAAGATCACCTGGGCGACATGGACTTCAAAGTGGCCGGTACCGCCAAAGGTGTTACCGCGCTGCAGATGGACATCAAGATCCAGGGCATCACCGAAGAAATCATGGAGATCGCCCTGAACCAGGCGCTGGAAGCGCGCCTGAACATTCTGGGTCAGATGAACCAGGTCATTGCCGAGTCGCGTAGCGAACTGTCGGCCAATGCCCCGACCATGATTTCGATGAAGATCGATCAGGACAAGATCCGCGACGTCATCGGCAAGGGCGGCGCGACCATTCGCTCTATCTGCGAAGAAACCAAGGCCTCGATCGACATCGAGGACGACGGTTCGATCAAGATCTTCGGCGAAACCAAGGAAGCGGCCGAGGCTGCCAGGCAGCGCGTGCTGTCCATTACCGCCGAGGCCGAAGTTGGCAAGATCTACGTCGGCAAGGTCGAGCGCATCGTTGACTTCGGTGCCTTCGTCAACATCCTGCCGGGCAAGGATGGTCTGGTGCACATCTCGATGCTGAGCGATCAGCGTGTCGAGAAAGTCACCGATATCCTCAAGGAAGGCCAGGAAGTCGAAGTGCTGGTGCTGGACGTGGACAACCGCGGTCGCATCAAGCTGTCGATCAAGGACGTCGCTGCCGCCAAGGCATCCGGCGCCTGA
- the truB gene encoding tRNA pseudouridine(55) synthase TruB, with translation MAQVKRIRRKVDGVILLDKPRGFTSNAALQKVRWLLNAEKAGHTGSLDPLATGVLPLCFGEATKFSQYLLDADKAYETVMQLGVTTTTADAEGEVLERRPVGVTREQLEAALSGFRGDIQQVPPMYSALKRDGQPLYKLARAGEVVEREPRSVTIARLEVLALEGDKARLAVSCSKGTYIRTLVEDIGHVLGCGAHVAELRRTQAGPFDLSQTVSLEELEHLHGESGAEALDGFLKPVDSGLEDWPVLQLSEHSAFYWLHGQPVRAPDSPAFGMLRVQDQNGRFIGIGEVGDDGRIEPRRLIRSE, from the coding sequence GTGGCCCAGGTCAAGCGTATTCGTCGCAAGGTCGACGGTGTCATCCTGCTGGACAAGCCGCGTGGCTTCACTTCCAACGCAGCGCTGCAGAAGGTACGTTGGTTGCTCAATGCCGAGAAGGCCGGGCATACCGGTAGTCTCGACCCGCTGGCCACTGGCGTGTTGCCGTTGTGCTTCGGCGAGGCCACCAAGTTCTCCCAGTACCTGCTCGATGCCGACAAGGCCTACGAGACGGTCATGCAGTTGGGGGTGACCACCACCACGGCGGATGCCGAGGGTGAGGTGCTGGAGCGCCGCCCGGTAGGCGTTACACGTGAGCAACTGGAGGCTGCGCTGTCTGGCTTCCGTGGCGACATCCAGCAGGTGCCGCCGATGTATTCGGCGCTCAAACGCGATGGGCAACCCCTCTACAAGCTGGCCAGGGCGGGTGAAGTAGTGGAGCGCGAGCCGCGTTCTGTTACTATTGCCCGGCTCGAAGTGCTGGCGCTGGAGGGAGACAAGGCTCGTCTTGCCGTTTCCTGTAGCAAAGGCACTTATATCCGCACACTGGTTGAAGATATCGGGCACGTGCTGGGATGTGGTGCACATGTCGCGGAGCTGCGCAGGACACAGGCCGGGCCGTTCGACCTGAGCCAGACTGTCAGTCTCGAAGAGCTGGAGCACCTGCATGGCGAGTCGGGTGCCGAGGCGCTGGACGGTTTTCTCAAGCCGGTCGACAGTGGCCTGGAGGATTGGCCGGTGTTGCAGTTGTCCGAGCACAGCGCCTTCTACTGGCTCCATGGGCAACCTGTACGGGCACCTGATTCGCCAGCGTTCGGCATGTTGCGTGTGCAAGATCAGAATGGACGCTTCATCGGTATCGGTGAGGTGGGGGACGACGGGCGTATCGAGCCGCGTCGACTGATTCGGTCGGAATGA
- the tpiA gene encoding triose-phosphate isomerase translates to MRRPLVAGNWKMNGTRSSVAELTQGLVRQVLPESVDIAVFPSFIHVDLVRSALAGARVSVGAQDCAQESEAGALTGEVSSGQLYELGCEWVLVGHSERRLIVGEDDGVVSRKFAAALAGGLKPVLCLGETLEQRRSGKTLDVVLGQLCRVIEDHGVSVFNNAVIAYEPVWAIGSGLTATPEEAQEVHAAIRRCLANEDAAVAEITRLLYGGSVKAENAAELFAMADIDGGLVGGASLKADEFGAICRAAGN, encoded by the coding sequence ATGCGTCGCCCACTGGTAGCTGGTAACTGGAAGATGAACGGTACCCGCTCGAGCGTCGCAGAGCTGACTCAAGGTCTGGTTCGGCAGGTATTGCCCGAGTCTGTGGATATTGCGGTGTTTCCGTCATTCATCCATGTCGATCTGGTCAGGAGTGCTCTGGCTGGTGCTCGGGTCTCCGTTGGTGCGCAGGATTGCGCGCAGGAGTCGGAAGCTGGTGCGCTTACAGGCGAAGTCAGTTCTGGGCAATTGTACGAGCTTGGTTGTGAATGGGTTCTGGTTGGGCACTCCGAGCGTCGATTGATTGTTGGCGAAGATGATGGGGTGGTCAGTCGGAAGTTCGCGGCGGCGCTGGCGGGTGGTTTGAAGCCGGTTCTGTGTCTCGGTGAAACGCTTGAGCAGCGGCGTTCCGGGAAAACGCTGGATGTCGTGCTGGGTCAGTTGTGTCGTGTGATTGAGGATCATGGTGTTTCGGTCTTCAATAATGCAGTGATCGCCTACGAGCCTGTCTGGGCAATCGGAAGCGGCCTGACCGCGACACCTGAAGAGGCTCAGGAAGTCCATGCTGCAATTCGTCGGTGTCTGGCGAATGAAGATGCGGCCGTGGCAGAGATTACAAGGCTTCTTTACGGCGGTAGCGTAAAGGCCGAGAATGCCGCCGAGCTTTTTGCGATGGCGGATATCGATGGGGGGCTCGTAGGTGGTGCCTCTCTGAAAGCGGATGAATTTGGCGCGATCTGTCGCGCTGCAGGGAACTGA
- the rimP gene encoding ribosome maturation factor RimP has protein sequence MSSKLEQLQALLAPVVEALGFQCWGVEFISQGRHSLLRVYIDHENGILVDDCEKVSRQVSGVLDVEDPISTDYTLEVSSPGMDRPLFTLEQYALHVGEQVKIKLRSPFEGRRNFQGLLRGVEEQDVVVQVDEHEYLLPLDLIDKGNIIPRFE, from the coding sequence ATGTCGAGCAAGCTAGAACAGTTGCAGGCCTTGTTGGCTCCGGTGGTCGAGGCGCTTGGCTTTCAGTGCTGGGGCGTGGAGTTCATCTCCCAGGGCCGGCATTCTCTGCTACGGGTCTATATCGATCATGAAAACGGCATCCTGGTGGATGACTGTGAAAAGGTCAGTCGTCAGGTAAGCGGGGTTCTGGATGTCGAGGACCCGATCAGTACCGATTACACCCTGGAGGTTTCTTCTCCGGGTATGGACAGGCCTCTGTTCACGCTGGAGCAATATGCATTGCATGTCGGTGAACAGGTCAAGATCAAACTGCGCTCGCCCTTCGAAGGGCGGCGTAACTTCCAGGGTCTTCTGCGCGGTGTGGAAGAGCAGGACGTTGTCGTCCAGGTCGATGAGCATGAGTACCTGCTACCGCTCGACCTGATCGACAAGGGCAATATCATTCCCCGTTTCGAGTGA
- the rpsO gene encoding 30S ribosomal protein S15, with amino-acid sequence MALSAQEKAQIVSEYKQAEVDTGSPEVQVALLTANINKLQDHFKANGKDHHSRRGLIRMVNQRRKLLDYLKGKDTTRYSTLIGRLGLRR; translated from the coding sequence ATGGCACTGAGCGCTCAAGAAAAAGCCCAGATCGTTAGCGAGTACAAGCAAGCTGAAGTTGATACCGGTAGCCCGGAAGTGCAAGTTGCACTGCTGACTGCCAACATCAACAAGCTGCAAGACCACTTCAAGGCCAACGGCAAGGATCACCACTCCCGTCGTGGTCTGATCCGTATGGTCAACCAGCGCCGCAAGCTGCTGGATTACCTGAAGGGTAAAGACACCACTCGCTACAGCACCCTGATCGGTCGTCTGGGTCTGCGTCGCTAA
- the secG gene encoding preprotein translocase subunit SecG has protein sequence MLQTVVIVVHLLVAIGVVALVLLQQGKGADAGASFGAGASGTVFGSQGSTTFLSRFTAILAAVFFVTSLGLAFFASEQADRLSQAGLPDPAALEVPAVAPVAGDVPVLEGGKGAAEQDVPQVDEVK, from the coding sequence ATGTTGCAGACTGTCGTTATCGTAGTGCATCTGCTGGTTGCCATTGGTGTGGTCGCATTGGTGCTGCTGCAGCAGGGCAAGGGTGCTGATGCTGGTGCCTCGTTCGGTGCTGGTGCCTCTGGTACTGTATTCGGAAGCCAAGGTTCCACTACCTTTCTGAGTCGGTTTACTGCTATACTGGCCGCCGTTTTTTTCGTGACCAGTCTGGGCCTGGCTTTCTTCGCAAGCGAGCAGGCTGATCGGTTGTCTCAGGCGGGCTTGCCTGATCCGGCCGCTCTGGAGGTTCCCGCTGTTGCTCCTGTAGCAGGTGATGTACCTGTTCTGGAAGGTGGCAAGGGTGCTGCGGAGCAGGATGTTCCTCAAGTGGATGAGGTGAAGTAA